One genomic region from Hyalangium ruber encodes:
- a CDS encoding TonB-dependent receptor domain-containing protein has protein sequence MPKHSARKNKNTALAVAVLVNGAWGVAAAQEAAPPAPVPTAQETAPAAQEPAATPVQQPVEATQPEQAVPAAPAAPAPAPAPAARPAAQPAAEEPPPEEFIEDIVVTGSRIPRKELTTAAPVTVLDKAQIEATGRTSIGEILQNLPEQSNAINTQFNNGGDGATRVNLRGLGSIRTLVLLNGRRHVAGGTGADATVDLNSIPTVAIQRIEILKDGGSAVYGSDAIAGVVNIITRKDYSGTELRGFTGISGRGDGLLYDLSLTTGQSTERGNILFTAGYYTQKDVFAGDRSFSKYDTLYDWNERRLYTEGSSSTPEGYVAAGGTGGNAEWTALRAKYPTATRFTVDPGTGEWRPFNTTGVQDAGGDLYNYQPDNYLVTPQQRAHVYSTGGLRLGSSSRAFFEASYTNRQSSQQLAAEPLFTLTEGLEVSGSNVYNPFGRNFSDVRRRLVEFGTRDYTQDLTTFRVVTGVEGKFNEDFGPLNGFVWDIAYNYGRTQGVSTKEGLLQRSRLAAAIGPSFLDPDTGVATCGTVESPVDGCVPLNLFGGQGSITKEMADYLSYRGTARGLNTQTAITANFAGELFKISSNANPTGVAVGYEHRREGGAFIPDPLTAKGDTTGNKGEPTEGRYYVNEAYAELSVPVLGTTNAETGENRDLLEFTGAARVFDYNTFGSDLTYKFGGRFSPIPDVTLRGTYSTAFRAPAVGELFSGSADSFPSLQDPCSDREQGSAIDAACDAAGVPDTLSDERSQQRAIVGGNINLKPETAKILTLGVVFQPRFLNDVTATVDYYNINVTDAVSSIGSDVILNSCYPREAGQAPQYCSNIERNADGLITLIRDPLDNVGGDATSGIDLSLRYQPQTAFGRFGFSLDATYLGKFDRTLAGGTIIQAKNTYDLGGVYTDWKANLGVSWAREALSASANMRFINGFKECEFNSCSVQDEDAPPPIARDVKDYYTFDANVAYDWETKIGTATAQVGVNNVFDAAPAIVVNGFLASSDAATYDYLGRYFYLRLSYNYY, from the coding sequence GTGCCTAAGCACTCAGCCCGCAAGAACAAGAACACCGCATTGGCCGTGGCAGTCCTCGTCAATGGTGCCTGGGGCGTCGCCGCCGCGCAGGAGGCAGCTCCTCCGGCTCCGGTGCCCACCGCTCAGGAGACCGCGCCCGCGGCTCAGGAGCCTGCCGCCACCCCCGTGCAGCAGCCCGTCGAGGCCACCCAGCCCGAGCAGGCCGTGCCGGCCGCCCCCGCGGCTCCGGCTCCTGCTCCCGCTCCGGCGGCCCGCCCCGCGGCGCAGCCCGCCGCCGAGGAGCCGCCCCCCGAGGAGTTCATCGAGGACATCGTGGTCACCGGCTCGCGCATCCCGCGCAAGGAGCTGACCACGGCGGCCCCCGTCACCGTGCTCGACAAGGCGCAGATCGAGGCCACCGGCCGTACCTCCATCGGTGAGATCCTCCAGAACCTGCCCGAGCAGTCCAACGCCATCAACACCCAGTTCAACAACGGCGGCGATGGCGCCACGCGCGTGAACCTGCGCGGCCTGGGTTCCATCCGCACCCTGGTGCTCCTCAACGGCCGCCGTCACGTGGCCGGTGGTACGGGCGCCGACGCCACGGTGGACCTCAACTCCATCCCGACCGTCGCCATCCAGCGCATCGAAATCCTCAAGGACGGTGGCTCGGCGGTCTACGGCTCGGACGCCATCGCGGGCGTGGTGAACATCATCACCCGCAAGGACTACTCGGGCACCGAGCTGCGCGGCTTCACGGGCATCTCCGGCCGCGGCGACGGTCTGCTGTATGACCTCAGCCTGACGACGGGCCAGAGCACCGAGCGCGGCAACATCCTGTTCACGGCCGGCTACTACACCCAGAAGGACGTGTTCGCCGGGGACCGCAGCTTCAGCAAGTACGACACGCTCTACGACTGGAACGAGCGCCGCCTCTACACCGAGGGCAGCTCCTCCACCCCCGAGGGCTACGTGGCCGCGGGCGGCACGGGCGGCAACGCCGAGTGGACCGCGCTGCGGGCCAAGTACCCCACCGCGACCCGCTTCACCGTCGACCCGGGCACCGGCGAGTGGCGGCCGTTCAACACCACGGGCGTCCAGGACGCCGGCGGTGACCTGTACAACTACCAGCCGGACAACTACCTGGTGACGCCGCAGCAGCGCGCGCACGTCTACTCCACCGGCGGTCTGCGCCTGGGGTCGAGCTCGCGCGCCTTCTTCGAGGCGTCCTACACCAACCGTCAGTCGTCGCAGCAGCTGGCCGCCGAGCCGCTCTTCACGCTGACCGAGGGCCTCGAGGTCTCCGGGAGCAACGTCTACAACCCGTTCGGCCGCAACTTCAGCGACGTGCGCCGCCGTCTGGTTGAGTTTGGTACCCGCGACTACACGCAGGACCTGACGACCTTCCGCGTGGTGACGGGCGTCGAGGGCAAGTTCAACGAGGACTTCGGTCCGCTGAACGGCTTCGTCTGGGATATCGCCTACAACTACGGCCGTACCCAGGGCGTGAGCACCAAGGAAGGCCTGCTGCAGCGCAGCCGGCTGGCGGCCGCCATCGGCCCCAGCTTCCTCGATCCGGACACCGGCGTGGCCACGTGCGGCACGGTGGAGTCTCCGGTCGACGGGTGCGTGCCGCTGAACCTCTTCGGTGGTCAGGGCAGCATCACCAAGGAGATGGCGGACTACCTGAGCTACCGCGGCACCGCTCGCGGCCTCAACACGCAGACCGCCATCACGGCCAACTTCGCCGGCGAGCTGTTCAAGATCAGCTCCAACGCGAACCCCACGGGCGTCGCCGTCGGCTATGAGCACCGCCGCGAGGGTGGCGCGTTCATCCCGGACCCGCTGACGGCCAAGGGTGACACCACGGGTAACAAGGGCGAGCCGACCGAGGGTCGCTACTACGTGAACGAGGCCTACGCCGAACTCTCGGTGCCGGTGCTGGGCACGACGAACGCGGAGACGGGCGAGAACCGCGACCTGCTGGAGTTCACCGGCGCGGCGCGCGTGTTCGACTACAACACGTTTGGTTCGGACTTGACCTACAAGTTCGGTGGTCGCTTCAGCCCCATCCCGGACGTCACGCTGCGTGGTACCTACTCCACCGCGTTCCGCGCTCCGGCCGTGGGCGAGCTCTTCTCGGGCTCGGCTGACAGCTTCCCGTCTCTCCAGGACCCGTGCTCCGATCGCGAGCAGGGCTCGGCGATCGACGCGGCCTGCGACGCCGCGGGCGTTCCGGACACCCTCTCCGACGAGCGCTCGCAGCAGCGGGCGATCGTCGGTGGCAACATCAACCTGAAGCCTGAGACGGCCAAGATCCTCACGTTGGGCGTCGTCTTCCAGCCGCGCTTCCTCAACGACGTGACGGCCACCGTTGACTACTACAACATCAACGTGACCGACGCGGTCTCCAGCATCGGCTCGGACGTCATCCTGAACTCCTGCTACCCGCGCGAGGCGGGCCAGGCTCCCCAGTACTGCAGCAACATCGAGCGTAACGCGGACGGCCTCATCACCCTGATCCGTGACCCGCTCGACAACGTGGGCGGTGACGCGACGAGCGGCATCGACCTGTCGCTGCGCTACCAGCCGCAGACCGCGTTCGGCCGGTTCGGCTTCAGCCTGGATGCGACGTACCTGGGCAAGTTCGACCGTACGCTGGCCGGTGGCACCATCATCCAGGCGAAGAACACCTACGACCTGGGCGGCGTCTACACCGACTGGAAGGCGAACCTGGGCGTGAGCTGGGCGCGCGAGGCTCTCAGCGCCTCGGCCAACATGCGCTTCATCAACGGATTCAAGGAGTGCGAGTTCAACTCCTGCTCCGTCCAGGATGAGGACGCTCCGCCCCCGATCGCCCGCGACGTGAAGGACTACTACACCTTCGACGCCAACGTGGCGTACGACTGGGAGACGAAGATCGGCACCGCGACCGCGCAGGTCGGCGTGAACAACGTCTTCGACGCGGCTCCGGCCATCGTGGTCAACGGCTTCCTCGCGTCCTCCGACGCGGCGACCTACGACTACCTGGGCCGTTACTTCTACCTCCGCCTGTCCTACAACTACTACTAG
- the uvrA gene encoding excinuclease ABC subunit UvrA — MHKTHLVGARTHNLQSLSVDLTEGEFVCITGVSGAGKSSLALDTLYAEGQRRFVESFSPYARQFLERLERPPMDALEPVAAGVAVDRRAPVKSSRSTVATLADVEAYLSALFTREAMPVCSDCGVEAVRTDARVAAAATIAAHPDAQAIITWPVRIAGTAEFLDVRARLLRDGYHRLMVQGEVRELETLRPSEATDSAGIAQVVVDRVKLTDGQLSRVTQAVEDAWARSEGDAMVFLPGGATRRIRRGLVCPKCAREFEPARPGLFSYQSPTGACATCRGFGRTIGIDWAKVIPDASLSLAKGAIRPWTGKTSDWERNMLHRYAKAMGIPLDQPWSELTPAQREMVLEGEGDYHGGRSYPGVRAWFRWMESRTYKMHVRVLLSRYRAYSLCESCQGARLNEKALAYRVGGLDLAAWHRLELSDACERLEALRTTTGQGELARKELASRLRYLLRVGLGYLTLDRPARTLSGGEAQRVSLTAALGTSLTGALFVLDEPTVGLHPRDVGPLTEAMAELADRGNIALVIEQDAHVIRSADRILELGPGAGRHGGTLCFDGPPQALAKRTDLPTGQLLAGTSGAPRKPRQRTGELVVRNARVHNLQGLSVRVPLGVLCAITGPSGSGKSTLMDEVLYRHLARRLGEKDVEAPGDVESLEGAEAVESITFVDQSPLGRTSRGNAATYTKAWDRLRERFAAEPEAQVRGLTPAHFSFNVDKGRCEACSGEGYETVEMQFLADVALRCAACRGRRFKEEVLAVQHQGFSVAQVLELTVDEVLKHFGADDTVLQRTLGPVARLGLGYLSLGQALSTLSGGEAQRLKLARALAGDTKGALFLIDEPSAGLHESDVRHVLTALHALVERGASVIVVDHDLSVMRGSDWIIDLGPGGGRHGGRLVAEGTPEELTRGPGLTAAALRGENTPARRPAKLRKAGAEVPAIEVEHAREHNLQDISCRIPLGKMTVVTGPSGSGKSSLAFDVVFAEGQRRFLETLTPYARQFLPTMPRPDVERISSVPPTVALEQRTSRAGATSTVATVTEVAHYLRLLFAKLGQPHCPNDDEPIAATTPDALYAQLTAMKGDGTLLAPAVRARKGTYLDLFAAAARSGITAAIVDGQTAGTDNPPRLTKTREHDIDLVMYEGKLAKLPRALFDRALGWGQGALKVRNGKGETLLSSERTCPKCGTAVPELDPRWFSFNTKQGRCEACEGTGVQGGAEAIAEGHTAPCRSCQGSRLAPVPRAVRLESARYHEVVQASVTATLARVQGWKFRGDRALIGEPSRQELLRRLEFLERVGLGYLSLDRAAATLSGGEMQRLRLSAQLGAGLTGALYVLDEPTIGLHPRDTHRLLANLRALVDTGSTVLVVEHDTDTIRAADHLIDLGPTGGRGGGRILAEGTPDGVLEREDSPTAKALRASQIRPPSSRGEPSRWIELKGARANNLQRVDLRLPVGRLNVVSGVSGSGKSTLIRQVLYPAMREALDLVAAKPGPFDALLGADAVSRVLAVDQSPIGRTPRSVPATFLGIWDELRRTFAATPEAKIRGFSPARFSFNTAAGGRCTACEGQGAISHEMSFLPDVVTPCEVCGGARFDAATLEVRYHGLTIGEVLRLSADEAKEVFRALPKVSAPLECLSDLGVGYLQLGQGSNTLSGGEAQRLKLAAELTASARHEPTLYVLDEPTTGLHLGDVERLITFLGRLVDRGDTLVVIEHHPSVIAAADHVVELGPEGGEAGGRIVGAGTPRELAKLKTPTGRVLKALFQGGEERKPRAAAH, encoded by the coding sequence ATGCACAAGACGCACCTCGTTGGCGCCCGCACCCACAACCTCCAGTCCCTTTCGGTAGACCTCACGGAAGGGGAGTTCGTCTGCATCACCGGTGTGTCCGGTGCGGGCAAGTCCAGCCTGGCGCTCGACACCCTGTATGCGGAGGGCCAACGCCGCTTCGTGGAGAGCTTCAGCCCGTACGCTCGCCAGTTCCTCGAGCGGCTGGAGCGACCGCCCATGGATGCGCTCGAGCCGGTGGCGGCTGGCGTGGCGGTGGATCGCCGGGCCCCCGTGAAGAGCTCGCGCTCCACGGTGGCCACGCTGGCGGACGTGGAGGCGTACCTCTCGGCCCTCTTCACCCGAGAGGCCATGCCGGTGTGTTCCGACTGTGGCGTGGAGGCGGTGCGCACCGATGCGCGCGTGGCCGCCGCAGCTACCATCGCCGCGCACCCGGACGCGCAGGCCATCATCACCTGGCCCGTGCGCATCGCTGGCACCGCGGAGTTCCTCGATGTGCGCGCCCGGCTGCTTCGAGACGGCTACCACCGGCTGATGGTGCAGGGGGAGGTTCGGGAGCTGGAGACGCTGCGGCCGAGCGAGGCCACGGACTCCGCGGGCATCGCCCAGGTGGTGGTGGATCGGGTGAAGCTGACGGACGGCCAGCTCTCGCGCGTCACCCAGGCGGTGGAGGACGCATGGGCCCGGAGCGAGGGAGACGCCATGGTCTTCCTCCCGGGCGGCGCGACCCGACGCATTCGCCGAGGGCTCGTGTGCCCGAAGTGCGCGCGCGAGTTCGAGCCCGCGCGGCCGGGCCTCTTCAGCTACCAGTCCCCCACGGGGGCCTGCGCCACCTGTCGCGGCTTCGGGCGCACCATCGGCATCGACTGGGCCAAGGTCATCCCCGACGCCTCGCTGAGCCTGGCCAAGGGGGCCATCCGTCCCTGGACGGGGAAGACCTCGGACTGGGAGCGCAACATGCTCCACCGCTACGCCAAGGCCATGGGCATCCCCCTGGACCAGCCCTGGAGCGAACTCACCCCGGCGCAGCGGGAGATGGTGCTGGAAGGCGAGGGTGACTACCACGGCGGGCGCTCCTATCCGGGCGTGCGCGCCTGGTTCCGGTGGATGGAGAGCCGTACGTACAAGATGCACGTGCGCGTGCTGCTGTCGCGCTATCGGGCCTATTCGCTGTGCGAGAGCTGCCAGGGGGCACGGCTGAACGAGAAGGCCCTGGCGTACCGCGTGGGCGGGTTGGATCTGGCGGCGTGGCACCGGCTGGAGCTGTCCGACGCGTGTGAGCGCCTGGAGGCCCTGCGCACCACCACCGGCCAGGGAGAGCTGGCGCGCAAGGAGCTGGCCAGTCGGTTGCGCTACCTGCTGCGGGTGGGGCTCGGCTACCTGACGCTGGACAGGCCCGCGCGCACGCTCTCGGGAGGAGAGGCGCAGCGCGTGTCCCTCACCGCTGCGCTGGGCACCTCGCTCACCGGCGCTCTCTTCGTGCTGGATGAGCCCACCGTGGGCCTGCATCCACGGGACGTGGGGCCGCTCACCGAGGCCATGGCGGAGCTGGCGGACCGGGGCAACATCGCCCTCGTCATCGAGCAGGACGCGCACGTCATTCGCTCCGCGGACCGCATCCTGGAACTGGGGCCCGGAGCGGGCCGGCATGGCGGCACGCTGTGCTTCGACGGGCCCCCACAGGCGCTCGCGAAGCGCACGGACCTGCCGACAGGGCAGCTCCTCGCGGGCACGAGCGGAGCGCCGCGCAAGCCGCGCCAGCGCACCGGAGAGCTGGTGGTGCGCAATGCCCGCGTCCACAACCTCCAGGGGCTCAGCGTGCGCGTGCCGCTCGGGGTGCTGTGCGCCATCACCGGTCCCAGCGGCTCGGGCAAGAGCACGCTGATGGACGAGGTGCTGTACCGGCACCTGGCACGCCGCCTGGGCGAGAAGGATGTGGAGGCGCCCGGCGATGTGGAGTCGTTGGAGGGCGCCGAGGCGGTCGAGTCCATCACATTCGTGGACCAGTCGCCGCTGGGGCGCACCTCGCGAGGCAATGCCGCCACGTACACCAAGGCCTGGGACCGGTTGCGCGAGCGCTTCGCCGCCGAGCCCGAGGCCCAGGTGCGGGGGCTCACCCCCGCGCACTTCTCCTTCAACGTGGACAAGGGCCGGTGCGAGGCCTGCTCGGGAGAGGGCTACGAGACGGTGGAGATGCAGTTCCTGGCCGACGTGGCGCTCCGCTGCGCGGCATGCCGGGGACGGCGCTTCAAGGAGGAGGTGCTCGCCGTCCAGCACCAGGGCTTCAGCGTGGCGCAGGTGCTGGAGCTCACCGTGGACGAGGTGCTGAAGCATTTCGGCGCGGACGACACCGTGCTCCAGCGGACCCTGGGGCCCGTGGCGCGGCTCGGCTTGGGGTACTTGTCCCTGGGGCAGGCCCTATCCACGCTGTCGGGCGGCGAGGCGCAGCGGCTGAAGCTGGCCCGCGCGCTGGCGGGGGATACGAAGGGCGCCCTCTTCCTGATCGACGAGCCGAGCGCTGGCCTCCACGAGTCCGACGTACGCCATGTGCTCACCGCGCTGCACGCGCTGGTGGAGCGGGGCGCCAGCGTCATCGTCGTGGACCATGACCTCTCGGTGATGCGCGGCTCGGACTGGATCATCGATCTGGGGCCGGGTGGCGGCCGCCATGGCGGGCGGCTGGTGGCCGAGGGCACGCCGGAGGAGCTGACGCGGGGCCCGGGTCTCACCGCGGCGGCGCTGCGGGGGGAGAACACGCCGGCCCGCCGTCCGGCGAAGTTGCGCAAGGCGGGGGCGGAGGTCCCGGCCATCGAGGTGGAGCATGCGCGCGAGCACAACCTCCAGGACATCTCCTGCCGGATCCCACTGGGGAAGATGACCGTGGTGACGGGACCCAGCGGCTCGGGAAAGAGCTCGCTGGCCTTCGACGTGGTCTTCGCCGAGGGGCAGCGGCGCTTCCTGGAGACGCTCACCCCGTACGCGCGGCAGTTCCTGCCCACCATGCCTCGCCCGGACGTGGAGCGCATCAGCAGCGTGCCGCCCACCGTGGCGCTGGAGCAGCGCACCTCGCGCGCGGGAGCCACGAGCACCGTGGCCACCGTCACCGAGGTGGCTCACTACCTGCGCCTGTTGTTCGCCAAGCTGGGCCAGCCCCACTGCCCGAACGATGACGAGCCCATCGCCGCCACCACGCCAGACGCGCTCTACGCGCAGCTCACGGCCATGAAGGGGGATGGCACTCTGCTCGCTCCCGCCGTGCGGGCGCGCAAGGGCACGTACCTGGATCTCTTCGCCGCCGCCGCTCGCTCCGGCATCACCGCCGCCATCGTGGATGGTCAGACGGCTGGCACCGACAATCCGCCTCGGCTGACGAAGACGCGCGAGCACGACATCGATCTCGTCATGTACGAGGGCAAGCTGGCGAAGCTGCCGCGTGCCCTGTTCGATCGGGCCCTGGGCTGGGGGCAGGGTGCCCTGAAGGTGCGCAACGGCAAGGGCGAGACGCTGCTGTCCTCCGAGCGGACGTGTCCCAAGTGTGGCACGGCCGTGCCGGAGCTGGACCCGCGCTGGTTCTCCTTCAACACCAAGCAGGGGCGGTGCGAGGCCTGCGAGGGCACCGGCGTGCAGGGCGGCGCCGAGGCCATCGCCGAGGGCCATACCGCTCCGTGTCGCTCCTGCCAGGGCTCACGGTTGGCTCCGGTTCCGCGCGCGGTACGGCTGGAGAGCGCGCGTTACCACGAGGTGGTGCAGGCCTCCGTCACCGCCACGCTGGCGCGGGTTCAGGGCTGGAAGTTCCGTGGGGACCGGGCGCTCATCGGCGAGCCCTCTCGGCAGGAGCTGCTCCGGCGCCTCGAGTTCCTCGAGCGCGTGGGCCTGGGCTACCTCTCGTTGGATCGCGCCGCCGCCACGCTCTCGGGGGGCGAGATGCAGCGGCTGCGGCTGTCCGCGCAGCTCGGCGCGGGCCTCACGGGCGCCCTCTACGTGCTGGATGAGCCCACCATCGGCCTGCACCCGCGTGACACCCACCGGCTCCTGGCCAACCTGCGGGCGCTGGTGGACACCGGCTCCACGGTGCTCGTGGTCGAGCACGACACGGACACCATCCGCGCGGCCGACCACCTCATCGATCTCGGTCCCACGGGTGGACGCGGCGGCGGGCGCATCCTCGCCGAGGGCACTCCCGACGGGGTGCTCGAGCGGGAGGACTCGCCCACGGCCAAGGCGCTGCGTGCCTCGCAGATCCGCCCGCCCTCCTCGCGGGGAGAGCCGTCGCGGTGGATCGAGCTGAAGGGCGCTCGCGCCAACAACCTCCAGCGCGTGGACCTGCGGCTGCCCGTGGGGCGCCTCAACGTCGTCTCCGGTGTGTCCGGCTCGGGCAAGAGCACGCTCATCCGTCAGGTGCTCTATCCGGCGATGCGCGAGGCGCTGGACCTGGTGGCGGCCAAGCCAGGGCCTTTCGACGCGCTCCTGGGCGCGGACGCGGTCTCTCGCGTGCTCGCCGTGGACCAGTCTCCCATCGGTCGCACGCCGCGTTCGGTGCCGGCGACGTTCCTGGGCATCTGGGACGAGCTGCGGCGCACTTTCGCCGCTACCCCGGAGGCGAAGATTCGCGGCTTCAGCCCGGCGCGCTTCTCCTTCAACACCGCTGCCGGTGGACGCTGCACCGCCTGTGAAGGGCAGGGCGCCATCTCGCACGAGATGTCCTTCCTCCCAGACGTGGTGACTCCGTGCGAGGTGTGCGGCGGGGCCCGCTTCGACGCGGCCACGCTGGAGGTCCGCTATCACGGGCTCACCATCGGTGAGGTGCTGCGCCTGTCCGCCGACGAGGCCAAGGAGGTGTTTCGCGCGCTGCCCAAGGTGTCCGCGCCGCTGGAGTGCCTGTCGGACCTCGGCGTGGGGTACCTGCAGCTTGGCCAGGGCTCCAACACCCTGTCGGGCGGCGAGGCGCAGCGGTTGAAGCTGGCGGCGGAGCTGACGGCCTCCGCGCGCCACGAGCCGACGCTGTACGTGCTGGACGAGCCCACCACGGGGTTGCACCTGGGCGACGTGGAGCGGTTGATCACGTTCCTGGGCCGGCTGGTGGACCGTGGGGACACGCTCGTGGTCATCGAGCATCACCCTTCGGTCATCGCCGCGGCGGACCATGTGGTGGAGCTGGGGCCCGAGGGCGGCGAGGCGGGCGGCCGCATCGTAGGGGCGGGCACGCCTCGGGAGCTGGCGAAGCTGAAGACGCCGACGGGGCGGGTGCTCAAGGCGCTCTTCCAGGGAGGCGAGGAGCGCAAGCCGCGCGCCGCGGCGCACTGA
- a CDS encoding M18 family aminopeptidase, protein MSPTDIDTTAKDLLAFIDASPTPYHAVREIARRLTQHGYRALDEGEPWTLQPGDKVYVTRGDTSIAAFHLGTTSVERAGFRLVGSHTDSPNLRLKPNAAVARNGYHQLGVEIYGGVLLSTWMDRDLSLAGRVVLHSGGRPQSHLVDFRRPLLRVPNLAIHLNRTVNTDGLKLNAQEHLVPVLGLESAGPADLRALLVRELASANVRAEVGDILGYDLCLYDTQPSARSGLNGEFLHAPRLDNLASCHSALSALVAMGGAGEATCGVVLYDHEEVGSRSAQGAAGSFLRDCLERLVLGHSDGRKDAYHRAIRHSYLVSADMSHAVHPNYASLHEPKHQPLMGGGPVIKSNVNQSYATDGETWAYFASLCREANVTPQHFVTRTDLGCGSTIGPITAAELGIRTVDVGSPMLSMHSIREQAAASDVAAMIAVLRRFFT, encoded by the coding sequence ATGAGCCCCACCGACATCGACACGACGGCCAAGGACCTGCTTGCCTTCATCGACGCCTCTCCCACGCCGTACCATGCGGTGCGGGAGATCGCCCGACGCCTCACCCAGCACGGCTACCGCGCGCTGGACGAGGGCGAGCCCTGGACGCTCCAGCCGGGGGACAAGGTCTACGTCACCCGGGGCGACACGAGCATCGCCGCCTTCCACCTGGGCACCACGTCGGTGGAGCGCGCCGGCTTCCGGCTGGTGGGCTCCCATACCGACTCACCCAACCTGCGCCTCAAACCCAACGCCGCCGTGGCGCGCAACGGCTACCACCAGCTCGGGGTGGAGATTTATGGCGGCGTGCTGCTGAGCACCTGGATGGACCGGGACCTGTCCCTGGCCGGCCGCGTGGTGCTGCACTCCGGGGGCCGCCCCCAGTCGCACTTGGTGGATTTCCGCCGCCCGCTCCTGCGGGTGCCCAACCTGGCCATTCACCTCAACCGCACCGTGAACACCGACGGCCTCAAGCTCAACGCCCAGGAGCACCTGGTGCCGGTGCTCGGCCTGGAGAGCGCGGGGCCGGCGGATCTGCGCGCGCTGCTGGTGCGCGAGCTGGCCTCGGCCAACGTGCGCGCCGAGGTCGGGGATATCCTCGGCTATGACTTGTGCCTCTACGACACCCAGCCCTCGGCGCGCTCGGGCCTGAACGGCGAGTTCCTCCACGCGCCGCGCCTGGACAACCTCGCCAGCTGCCACTCGGCCCTGAGCGCGCTGGTAGCGATGGGCGGGGCCGGCGAGGCCACCTGCGGCGTCGTGCTGTACGACCACGAGGAGGTGGGAAGCCGCAGCGCCCAGGGCGCCGCGGGCAGCTTCCTGCGCGACTGCCTGGAGCGGCTCGTGCTGGGCCACTCCGATGGGCGGAAGGATGCGTACCACCGCGCCATCCGCCACTCGTACCTGGTGTCGGCGGACATGTCGCACGCCGTCCACCCCAACTACGCCTCGCTCCACGAGCCGAAGCACCAGCCGCTCATGGGCGGCGGCCCTGTCATCAAATCCAACGTGAATCAGTCCTATGCCACCGACGGCGAAACATGGGCGTACTTCGCGTCCCTGTGCCGGGAGGCCAACGTGACGCCGCAGCACTTCGTCACGCGTACGGACCTGGGGTGTGGCAGCACCATCGGCCCCATCACCGCCGCGGAGCTGGGTATCCGCACGGTGGACGTGGGCAGCCCCATGCTTTCCATGCATTCCATTCGTGAGCAGGCCGCTGCTTCGGATGTGGCGGCGATGATCGCCGTGCTGCGTCGATTCTTCACCTGA
- a CDS encoding MvdC/MvdD family ATP grasp protein, with product MKTVLLLSQPDDIHAAAVAEALARKGVESLLLHTSDFPTRATETVRFQQGQRSVRLRGPGLELAEHSIGVVWNRRPTLVIDEERIHPADHDFVELGCDTFRRSLLDTLAPEAFWVNPQRAVERSSKLRQHQFALDVGLEVPDTLYTNDPAEIRAFLREHGGQVVYKPFKMTAWRDDAKHYMTFTSLLTEAQLVEDELLSVVPGIYQARVDKAYELRVTMMGHRALTARVRSQETRTGQLDWRKAYGELRMEPFALPTAVLERCKALMRRLDIVFGCFDFIVRPDGRYVFLEVNQAGQFLFVENYSGLPLLDAFTEFLRQGSPDFDWRHERVAIRYSDVKEAALRRLERDRALHVTEPEATWYEGPSRPSLTS from the coding sequence ATGAAGACCGTCCTCCTCCTCTCCCAGCCGGACGACATCCACGCCGCCGCTGTCGCCGAAGCACTCGCACGCAAGGGCGTGGAGTCGCTGCTCTTGCACACCTCGGACTTTCCCACGCGCGCTACCGAGACGGTGCGCTTCCAGCAGGGCCAACGCTCGGTGCGCTTGCGCGGTCCAGGGCTGGAGCTTGCCGAGCACTCCATCGGCGTCGTCTGGAATCGCAGGCCCACGCTCGTCATCGACGAGGAGCGGATCCATCCCGCGGACCACGACTTCGTGGAGCTGGGATGTGACACGTTCCGGCGCTCGCTGCTCGACACCCTGGCGCCCGAGGCCTTCTGGGTGAACCCGCAGCGCGCGGTCGAGCGGAGCAGCAAGCTGCGCCAGCACCAGTTCGCCCTCGACGTGGGGCTGGAGGTGCCCGACACCCTGTACACCAATGATCCGGCGGAGATTCGCGCCTTCCTCCGGGAGCACGGAGGGCAGGTCGTCTACAAGCCCTTCAAGATGACCGCGTGGAGGGATGACGCGAAGCACTACATGACCTTCACCAGCCTGCTGACCGAAGCGCAGCTCGTGGAGGACGAGCTCCTCTCCGTGGTGCCTGGCATCTACCAGGCCCGGGTGGACAAGGCGTACGAGCTGCGCGTGACGATGATGGGGCACCGCGCGCTCACGGCGCGGGTGCGCTCCCAGGAGACGCGCACGGGACAGCTCGACTGGCGCAAGGCCTACGGCGAGCTGAGGATGGAGCCCTTCGCGCTGCCCACAGCGGTGCTCGAGCGGTGCAAGGCGCTGATGCGAAGGTTGGACATCGTCTTCGGCTGCTTCGACTTCATCGTGCGTCCGGATGGTCGCTACGTCTTCCTCGAGGTGAACCAGGCCGGCCAGTTCCTCTTCGTGGAGAACTACTCGGGCCTGCCGCTGCTGGACGCCTTCACGGAGTTCCTGCGGCAGGGGAGCCCCGATTTCGACTGGCGTCATGAGCGTGTCGCCATCCGCTACTCGGATGTGAAGGAGGCGGCCCTGCGGAGGCTCGAGCGGGACCGGGCACTCCATGTCACTGAGCCCGAGGCCACGTGGTACGAGGGACCGAGCAGGCCATCGCTCACTTCCTGA